A stretch of Verrucomicrobiota bacterium DNA encodes these proteins:
- a CDS encoding B12-binding domain-containing radical SAM protein, whose translation MADILLSTLNARYIHAAFGLRYLQANLPEALQNRARVREFDVQQRPMDIVENLLSEQPRIIGFGVYIWNATATHEVVALLRKAAPEIVIVLGGPEVSYEWESQPLVALADFVITGEADVAFGELCLDVLDRRPPAGKILSPPLPDLAKLRLPYTLYSDEDLAHRVVYVEASRGCPFTCEFCLSSIDLPVRAFPLESFLDEMDRLLARGLLQLKFVDRTFNLHLPTSRRILEYFLDRQRPGLFLHFEMVPDRLPDALRDVIRKFPPGSLQFEVGVQTFNPEVATRIRRKQNLSKLEDNLQFLRRETGVHVHADLIAGLPGETMESFAEGFNRLVALRPQEIQVGILKRLRGTPISRHDQEFAMAYSPLPPYEILRTRDLTFAQVRQLSRFSRYWDLMANSGNFAEALPCLWKGGLSPFAGFTEWSNWLHQRLGARHGIALATLFEALHTFLVDFRQFESAAAGEILARDYLRPGRKDPPEFLRPWLPQSAPSHTSATTRLLPRRQARHTAGAKVS comes from the coding sequence ATGGCCGACATTCTCCTCAGCACGCTCAACGCGCGTTACATCCACGCCGCCTTCGGACTCCGTTATCTCCAGGCGAACCTCCCGGAAGCACTGCAAAACCGCGCCCGCGTGCGCGAATTCGATGTTCAACAGCGGCCCATGGACATCGTCGAAAACCTCCTCTCCGAGCAGCCACGCATCATCGGATTTGGAGTCTATATCTGGAATGCCACCGCCACCCATGAAGTGGTCGCCCTGCTCAGAAAGGCGGCACCCGAAATCGTCATCGTCCTCGGCGGCCCCGAGGTCAGCTACGAATGGGAGTCGCAGCCGCTGGTGGCCCTGGCGGACTTCGTGATCACCGGCGAGGCGGATGTCGCCTTTGGAGAGCTTTGCCTCGACGTCCTGGACCGCCGTCCTCCCGCCGGGAAGATCCTGTCACCGCCGCTCCCCGACCTCGCCAAGCTGCGCCTGCCCTACACGCTTTATTCGGACGAGGACCTCGCCCACCGCGTCGTCTATGTGGAAGCTTCCCGGGGATGTCCCTTCACCTGCGAGTTCTGCCTTTCCTCCATCGACTTGCCAGTCCGGGCCTTTCCCTTGGAATCCTTTCTCGACGAGATGGACCGCCTGCTTGCGCGCGGTTTGTTGCAATTGAAATTCGTCGATCGCACTTTTAATCTTCATCTGCCCACAAGCCGCCGCATCTTGGAATATTTTCTCGATCGCCAGCGGCCCGGCCTGTTCCTCCATTTCGAAATGGTCCCGGACCGCCTGCCGGACGCGCTTCGAGACGTCATTCGAAAGTTCCCTCCGGGCAGCCTCCAGTTCGAAGTCGGGGTGCAAACGTTCAATCCCGAAGTCGCCACGCGGATCCGGCGCAAACAAAACCTCTCCAAGCTTGAGGACAACCTCCAGTTCCTGCGGCGTGAAACCGGCGTGCATGTCCATGCCGATCTGATCGCGGGATTGCCGGGCGAAACCATGGAAAGTTTCGCCGAGGGATTCAACCGCCTGGTCGCTCTCCGGCCGCAGGAAATTCAAGTGGGCATTCTCAAACGTCTGCGGGGCACTCCCATCTCCCGGCATGACCAGGAGTTCGCCATGGCCTACAGCCCGCTTCCGCCTTATGAAATTCTGCGAACGCGGGACTTGACCTTCGCGCAAGTCAGGCAGCTCAGCCGTTTCTCGCGCTACTGGGATTTGATGGCCAACAGCGGCAACTTCGCGGAAGCGCTGCCGTGCTTGTGGAAAGGCGGCCTCTCTCCGTTTGCCGGTTTCACGGAATGGTCGAACTGGCTGCACCAACGCCTCGGCGCCCGCCACGGCATCGCCCTCGCCACGCTTTTCGAGGCGCTCCACACCTTCCTCGTCGACTTTCGGCAATTCGAGTCGGCCGCCGCCGGGGAAATCCTCGCGCGCGACTACCTCCGGCCCGGACGCAAAGATCCGCCGGAATTCCTCCGCCCCTGGCTTCCGCAAAGCGCGCCAAGCCATACCTCCGCCACCACCCGGCTCCTGCCTCGCCGACAAGCCCGCCACACGGCCGGCGCGAAAGTTTCATGA
- a CDS encoding response regulator transcription factor: MNLRAAIIDDEPLARERIRFLLKDEPGVVILGEFGSGPEALPAIEKEPPDLLFLDVQMPEMDGFQMLKALRLEPLPAVIFTTAYDRHALKAFEHHALDYLLKPVQPDRFRSALAHARKQLEDRATGRTAKGLLELLGQRGSATPSLTRISIRNDDRTVFVRTADIDFIESAGNYVAVHAGKESHILRETMASLESQLDPEKFLRVSRSAIVNLDRVRELQPMFKGEHVLILEGGKQLPMTRGVREVEKALKYS, translated from the coding sequence ATGAACCTCCGGGCGGCCATCATCGATGACGAGCCTTTGGCGAGGGAACGGATTCGATTTCTGCTCAAGGATGAACCCGGGGTGGTGATTCTCGGCGAGTTCGGGAGTGGACCCGAAGCTTTGCCTGCGATCGAGAAGGAGCCGCCGGATCTTTTATTCCTCGACGTGCAGATGCCGGAGATGGACGGGTTCCAGATGTTGAAGGCATTGCGCCTCGAGCCGCTGCCCGCGGTCATCTTTACGACCGCCTACGATCGGCACGCTTTGAAAGCGTTCGAACACCATGCGCTCGACTACCTGTTGAAGCCGGTTCAGCCGGACCGGTTTCGATCGGCGCTCGCGCATGCGCGCAAGCAACTGGAGGATCGCGCGACGGGTCGAACGGCCAAGGGATTGTTGGAATTGCTCGGGCAGCGCGGTTCCGCCACGCCATCCTTAACCCGGATCTCGATCCGCAACGACGACCGCACTGTCTTTGTGAGAACGGCGGATATCGATTTCATCGAGTCGGCAGGAAACTACGTCGCGGTCCACGCGGGAAAAGAGAGTCATATCCTGCGCGAAACCATGGCCTCCCTCGAATCGCAGCTGGATCCGGAAAAATTTCTGCGCGTCAGCCGTTCGGCGATTGTGAATTTGGACCGGGTGAGAGAATTGCAGCCCATGTTCAAGGGTGAACACGTGTTGATTCTTGAAGGAGGAAAGCAGCTTCCGATGACGCGGGGTGTGCGTGAAGTGGAGAAGGCGTTGAAGTATTCATGA
- the mtnP gene encoding S-methyl-5'-thioadenosine phosphorylase, whose protein sequence is MSHSPRIGIIGGSGLYHLESLTCQKWVKVRTPFGLPSDDLLTGQLAGREVVFLPRHGRGHTILPSELNHRANIWALRSLNVRWILSLSAVGSLQAKYRPRDFVFIDQFVDRTKKSSEHTFFGQGLVAHIAFARPICEDLRQIALREARRMELRPHDGGTYLNMEGPAFSTRAESLLHHRQGFDVVGMTNLGEARCAREAEISYASAAMVTDYDGWRAEEGHVTLEMILENLRQNADHARELVQRVVPKVPEQANWPSHSALKCAILTERSRWPKSRVRALRSILAPYL, encoded by the coding sequence ATGAGTCACTCTCCCCGCATCGGCATCATCGGCGGCAGCGGCCTTTATCACCTGGAGTCATTGACCTGCCAGAAGTGGGTCAAGGTTCGCACGCCGTTCGGGCTTCCGTCGGACGACCTGCTGACCGGACAGTTGGCGGGCCGGGAGGTGGTTTTTCTGCCGAGGCATGGACGCGGCCACACGATCCTTCCCAGCGAACTCAATCATCGGGCCAACATTTGGGCTCTGCGCAGTCTTAACGTCCGCTGGATTCTCAGCTTGAGCGCGGTGGGATCGTTGCAAGCCAAGTATCGTCCGCGCGATTTTGTCTTCATCGATCAGTTCGTCGATCGCACCAAGAAATCCAGCGAGCACACTTTTTTCGGGCAGGGCTTGGTGGCGCACATCGCGTTCGCCCGCCCGATCTGCGAGGACCTTCGGCAAATCGCGCTGCGCGAGGCGCGCCGGATGGAGTTGCGCCCGCATGACGGCGGCACTTATCTCAATATGGAAGGCCCGGCGTTCAGCACCCGCGCGGAGTCGCTGCTCCATCACCGGCAAGGTTTTGATGTGGTGGGCATGACCAATCTGGGCGAGGCGCGTTGCGCGCGCGAGGCGGAGATTTCCTATGCCTCGGCGGCCATGGTCACGGATTACGATGGATGGAGGGCGGAGGAAGGCCATGTCACGCTGGAAATGATCCTTGAGAACTTGCGCCAGAACGCGGATCACGCGCGCGAGTTGGTGCAGCGGGTGGTTCCAAAAGTTCCCGAGCAAGCGAACTGGCCAAGCCATTCGGCGCTGAAGTGCGCCATCCTCACGGAACGCAGCCGATGGCCCAAATCGAGGGTGCGGGCATTGCGGTCCATCCTCGCTCCGTACCTCTGA
- a CDS encoding class I SAM-dependent methyltransferase produces MELEEVQHRIRSVNGWLSPMEVRTLYRLARGCTGRGVIVEIGSWQGKSTLCLAGGSQAVNGPKVYAIDPHVGSPEHQMEGKIWTFDAFQKNIADAGLSDRVVPIVKMSGDAVRDMREPIELLFIDGAHEYEAVKADFENYEPWLMEGGVIAFHDTVGWPGPERLVAESIFRSDRFAGATFANSITYARKVARNTASERLANRMRLAVKNLYAAVYVSLLRLKKRISGQSAP; encoded by the coding sequence ATGGAGCTCGAAGAGGTCCAACACCGGATCCGAAGCGTCAACGGATGGCTCAGTCCGATGGAGGTGCGGACGCTTTACCGGCTCGCGCGCGGCTGCACCGGGCGGGGCGTGATTGTGGAAATCGGGTCCTGGCAGGGAAAATCGACGCTTTGCCTGGCGGGTGGTTCACAAGCCGTCAACGGACCCAAAGTCTATGCGATCGATCCGCACGTGGGATCTCCGGAGCATCAGATGGAGGGCAAGATTTGGACCTTTGACGCGTTTCAGAAGAACATCGCGGACGCCGGATTGTCGGACCGGGTGGTGCCGATCGTGAAGATGTCGGGCGACGCCGTTCGTGACATGCGCGAGCCCATTGAACTCCTCTTTATCGACGGGGCGCATGAGTATGAGGCGGTGAAGGCGGATTTCGAGAATTACGAGCCTTGGTTGATGGAAGGCGGCGTGATCGCCTTTCACGACACGGTGGGATGGCCCGGGCCCGAACGGTTGGTCGCGGAGTCGATCTTCCGTTCCGACCGTTTCGCGGGCGCGACCTTCGCCAATTCGATTACCTACGCGCGCAAAGTCGCCCGGAACACCGCCTCAGAACGCCTGGCCAACCGGATGCGTTTGGCCGTGAAGAATCTTTACGCCGCCGTCTATGTCAGCCTGTTGCGGTTGAAGAAGAGGATCTCGGGACAATCCGCGCCGTGA
- a CDS encoding fumarylacetoacetate hydrolase, which produces MKICRFRDPLGRVRAGVLTGEQTVVDLTPAGVQSLREILDAPDPSARAAECAERSHVRYLVPQVECLAPVENQEVWAAGVTYLRSKKARMEESNFSATAYDRVYEAPRPELFFKSMPEKVAGPGGRVGIRQDARWNVPEPELALVHNARGQLVGFTIGNDMSSRDIEGENLLYLPQGKIYKNSCALGPVITLGATEAEARTWTISLVIERGNATVFAGETAVSQIKRSFEELTGYLHRSQEFPHGAILLTGTGIVPADDFTLQAGDVVAIRISGIGELRNTVAVV; this is translated from the coding sequence ATGAAAATCTGCCGCTTCCGTGATCCCCTGGGCCGCGTGCGTGCCGGCGTTCTGACCGGCGAACAGACGGTGGTGGACCTCACACCCGCCGGTGTTCAGTCGCTGCGGGAAATCCTCGACGCTCCCGATCCTTCAGCTCGCGCTGCCGAGTGTGCGGAGCGATCCCACGTCCGCTATTTGGTTCCGCAGGTGGAATGCCTCGCGCCGGTGGAGAACCAGGAAGTTTGGGCGGCCGGGGTGACTTACCTGCGCAGCAAGAAAGCGCGCATGGAGGAATCCAATTTTAGCGCCACCGCTTACGACCGGGTTTACGAAGCGCCGCGCCCGGAGCTGTTTTTCAAGTCCATGCCGGAAAAGGTGGCCGGGCCGGGGGGCCGGGTGGGGATTCGTCAAGACGCGCGATGGAATGTGCCGGAGCCTGAGCTGGCGTTGGTGCATAACGCCCGCGGGCAGCTTGTGGGATTTACGATCGGCAATGACATGAGCTCGCGCGATATTGAGGGCGAAAACCTGCTCTATCTGCCGCAAGGAAAGATCTACAAGAACTCCTGCGCGCTCGGTCCGGTGATCACTCTCGGCGCGACGGAGGCCGAGGCCCGGACTTGGACGATCTCGCTGGTCATCGAACGCGGCAACGCCACGGTGTTTGCGGGTGAGACTGCGGTGAGCCAGATCAAACGGAGTTTCGAGGAACTCACGGGTTATTTGCACCGCAGCCAGGAGTTTCCCCATGGCGCAATTCTGTTGACGGGAACCGGCATCGTGCCCGCGGACGATTTCACGTTGCAGGCCGGCGATGTCGTGGCGATTCGCATTTCCGGCATCGGGGAATTGCGCAACACCGTCGCGGTGGTTTGA